The Nyctibius grandis isolate bNycGra1 chromosome 3, bNycGra1.pri, whole genome shotgun sequence genome window below encodes:
- the C3H18orf21 gene encoding UPF0711 protein C18orf21 homolog isoform X2, with protein MGKELYQALVSLIWQKSVTAWISLQNYNECGLERICPYCFQFLVPDSHRVRLKPKMKVTPQIEKVLKREAKNHKLNMKQTKLLKKYRESRSVLLVTCNSCNKTTRHYGKSRDFLATKTHNSGTPSIKSSLRTPDVKMQSANKVTPVSCSRLGSKGNSPSSFPRTRVPSQATTSSASKTPRNAKLHFSKLKRMLNLEEKEKSQKADLETFLTLL; from the exons ATGGGCAAAGAGCTTTACCAGGCTTTGGTGTCACTAATCTGGCAAAAGAGTGTGACCGCATGGATCTCCTTGCAGAATT ATAATGAATGTGGATTAGAAAGGATATGTCCTTACTGCTTCCAGTTCCTGGTTCCTGATAGCCACCGGGTGCGTCTCAAACCAAAGATGAAAGTTACTCCACAGATAGAGAAAGTTCTTAAACGAGAGGCGAAGAACCATAAACTTAATATGAAACAgacaaagcttttgaaaaagtaCAGGGAGTCAAGAAGTGTTCTG CTGGTTACTTGCAACTCATGCAACAAAACAACAAGACATTATGGTAAAAGCAGGGATTTTCTGGCTACCAAGACACACAATTCTGGCACTCCAAGTATTAAATCTAGCCTGAGGACACCCGATGTAAAAATGCAGTCTGCAAACAAAGTGACACCTGTAAGCTGCAGTAGGTTGGGATCTAAAGGGAACAGTCCCTCATCATTTCCCAG aacacGTGTACCCAGCCAGGCAACAACCAGCTCTGCTTCCAAGACTCCCCGAAATGCCAAATTGCACTTTTCTAAGCTAAAACGTATGCTTAAcctagaagaaaaagagaaaagccagaAGGCAGATTTGGAAACCTTCTTGACTTTACTTTAG
- the C3H18orf21 gene encoding UPF0711 protein C18orf21 homolog isoform X1, producing the protein MGRERRFLEAAAEGLVGACPGQARFLLWTLRNCRDNECGLERICPYCFQFLVPDSHRVRLKPKMKVTPQIEKVLKREAKNHKLNMKQTKLLKKYRESRSVLLVTCNSCNKTTRHYGKSRDFLATKTHNSGTPSIKSSLRTPDVKMQSANKVTPVSCSRLGSKGNSPSSFPRTRVPSQATTSSASKTPRNAKLHFSKLKRMLNLEEKEKSQKADLETFLTLL; encoded by the exons ATGGGGCGGGAGCGGCGGTTCCTGGAGGCGGCAGCGGAGGGGCTCGTGGGCGCCTGCCCGGGCCAGGCGCGGTTCCTGCT GTGGACGCTCCGCAACTGCCGAG ATAATGAATGTGGATTAGAAAGGATATGTCCTTACTGCTTCCAGTTCCTGGTTCCTGATAGCCACCGGGTGCGTCTCAAACCAAAGATGAAAGTTACTCCACAGATAGAGAAAGTTCTTAAACGAGAGGCGAAGAACCATAAACTTAATATGAAACAgacaaagcttttgaaaaagtaCAGGGAGTCAAGAAGTGTTCTG CTGGTTACTTGCAACTCATGCAACAAAACAACAAGACATTATGGTAAAAGCAGGGATTTTCTGGCTACCAAGACACACAATTCTGGCACTCCAAGTATTAAATCTAGCCTGAGGACACCCGATGTAAAAATGCAGTCTGCAAACAAAGTGACACCTGTAAGCTGCAGTAGGTTGGGATCTAAAGGGAACAGTCCCTCATCATTTCCCAG aacacGTGTACCCAGCCAGGCAACAACCAGCTCTGCTTCCAAGACTCCCCGAAATGCCAAATTGCACTTTTCTAAGCTAAAACGTATGCTTAAcctagaagaaaaagagaaaagccagaAGGCAGATTTGGAAACCTTCTTGACTTTACTTTAG